The genomic window GCGAGACCATCTCGTCGGTCATCACCCACCGCTTCCCCGCGCAGCAGTGGGAGGACGCGTTCGCCACCGCCGCCTCGGGAGAGTGCGGCAAGGTCATCATGGACTGGAGCTGAGATGTACGGATTCAAGGACGAGCTCACCGCGACCCTGCAGCAGATCCGAGACGACGGGCTGTGGAAGGACGAGCGCGAGCTGACCAGCCCGCAGCAGGCGCACATCACGACCACCAAGACGCAGGCACTGAACTTCTGCGCCAACAACTACCTCGGTCTCGCCGATCACCCGGAGGTACTGACCGCGGCCACCGATGCGCTGCAGCAGTGGGGCTTCGGCATGGCCAGCGTGCGCTTCATCTGCGGCACGCAGGAGCAGCACACCCGGCTCGAAGGTGCCCTCTCCGACTGGTTCGGGATGCAGGACACGATCCTCTACTCCAGCTGCTTCGACGCCAACGGCGGCGTTTTCGAGGTGCTCTTCGGCGAGGGCGATGCGATCATCTCCGATGCGCTCAACCATGCCTCGCTCATCGACGGGATCCGCCTGAGCAAGGCGGCCCGGTACCGGTATGCCAATGCCGACATGGATGACCTGAGGGCACAGCTCGAGGCGGCGAAGGGGTCCCGTCGCACCGTGATCGTCACCGACGGCGTCTTCTCCATGGACGGCTACCTCGCTCCCCTGGAGCAGATCTGCGACCTCGCCGAGGAGTACGGGGCGATGGTCCTCGTCGACGACTCGCACGCGGTCGGGTTCATCGGCGACGGCGGCGGTGGCACCCCCGAGGCCTGCGGCGTCGCCGACCGGGTCGACCTGCTCACCGGGACCCTCGGCAAGGCTCTTGGTGGTGCCAGCGGCGGGTACGTCTCCGGCCCGGCGGAGGTGGTCGCCCTGCTCCGTCAGCGCTCCCGGCCGTACCTCTTCTCCAACGCCGTCGCCCCGGTGGTGGCCGCGGGCTCCCTCAAGGCCATCGAGATCGCCCGGACGTCAGCGGATGCCCGGGCGACTCTGCGGCGCAACACCGCCCTGTTCCGGGAGCTGATGACCGACGCCGGCTTCGACCTGCTCCCGGGTGATCACCCGATCGTGCCGGTGATGTTCCCCGGCGAGGACGGAGCCCGTCAGGCGGGGCAGATCGCCGAGGCGATGCTCGAGCACGGCGTGTACGTCATCGCCTTCTCCTACCCCGTCGTGCCCAAGGGAGCCGCCCGGATCCGCGTCCAGCTCTCTGCCGCCCACAGCGAGGAGGACGTGCGCACCTGCGTGGCCGCCTTCGTCACGGCCCGGACCGAGGTACTCGGCAACTCCTGATCACGGACGCCGCCGCTCGACTACTCGAAGGGGGTCGCGTCGCCCGCGCCGTAGCGGGCGATCTCGGCGCCGTCCCCGGAGAGGTCGACCACGGTGGTGGGCTCGGTGGACACCTCGCCGGCGTCGATGACGATGTCGACCTGGTGGTCGAGGGCCTCCTTGACGTCCCAGCCGAAGGTGGGGGTGCGCTCCTCACCCGGGAACAGCAGGGTCGAGGTGAGCATCGGGTCGCCGAGTCCCTCGAGCAGCGCCCTGGTCAGCGGGTTGTCCGGGATCCGCACCCCGACGGTCTTCTTCTTGGCGTGCAGCAGGCGGCGCGGCACCTCCTTCGTCGCCGGGAGGATGAAGGTGTACGGCCCCGGGGTGGCCGCCTTGATGGCACGGAAGACCGAGTTGTCGATGTGCACGAGCTGGCCCAGCTGCGCGAAGTCGGCGCACAGCAGCGTGTAGTGGTGCCGGTCGTCGAGCCGACGAATGTCACGGATGCGGTCCTTGATCTGCTGGTCATCCAGTCGGCCTCCGAGGGCGTAGCCGGAGTCAGTGGGGAAGGCGACGAGGGCGCCCTCACGCAAGCGCTCGACGACCTTGCCGACGCTGCGTGGCTGCGGATTGTCCGGGTGAACTTCGACGAAGGTTGCCATCGGCCCAGCCTAGGATCCTTCGCCTCTGGTGGCCACGGTGCGGCCGTGTCGACGTCAGGACCCGCCGAGCTCGACGGCCAGCCGGGCAACGAGGGACCTGGCCGTGCGTCCGACCCCGATGAGCGTGGCGGACGCCGGCCCCGTCCAGTCCCCGTAGCCGACGAAGCACACCCGCGGGTCCTTGACCGAGCGGTTGCCGGCCACCTCCGGGATCCCCCTCGCCGTGCGCAGCCCGAGCGATCGCAGATGCCGCAGGGCCGGTCGGAAGCCGGTGCACCAGATGACGGCGTCCACGTCGAGGTGCTCACGACCGATGACGCCGCCGTGCGGGGTCATCCGGTCGAACATCGCCCGCAGCTGCAGCGCCCCCTTCGCCCGGGCGGCCCGCACCTGCGGAAGAGCCACGATGTTGCCGACGAAGGCCGCCTCTGCGTCCCCCTCGTCGAGCCTGGCGGTGGCCTGGTCGAACAGGTGTCGTCCGTCGACGTCGTCGGGCAGGAAGCGCAGTCGGCGGGCCGAGACCAACGAGACCTCCTCTGCGTGGTCGACCAGGTCCGCGGTGATCTGCACTCCGGAGTTGCCGCCACCGACGACCGCGACACGCTGACCGTCGAAGGCGTGCGGGCCGCGGTAGTGGGCGCTGTGCAGCTGCAGCCCCCGGAAGTCCGAGGCGCCCTCCACCTGCGGGACGAAGGGCGCTGCCCACGTCCCGGTGGCGTTGATGACGTAATTCGCCCTCAGAGTCCCGTTGTCGGTGATCACCGCGAGCCCGTCGTCGAGCGAATGCACATCGGACACCCGCACGGGGCGCTCGATCGGAAGGTCATAGCGGTGCTCGTACTCGGTGAGGTAGTCCAGCGCGTGGTCGACCGGCGGGAACGTGTCCGGGTGTGGCGGCATCGGTCGTCCCGGCAACGACGAGTGGATCGACGAGGAGAACAGGCGCAGTGAGGGCCACGTGGCCTGCCAGGCGCCACCGGAGGACTCCTGACGGTCGAGGATGACGTGGTCCAGACCGGCCCGGCTCAGGTAGTAGCCACAGGCCAGTCCCGCCTGTCCCCCGCCGATGACAGCGATGTCGACGTCGGTGCGCATCGCCCTCCTACGAGTCCTGCGCGGTCATGGCCACCGGCATCCCCAGCTGGACCGTGCGGGAGACGGTGCACAGGCGGTCCCGGGACTGGGCCACGGAGCGGGGGAAGGCGGCTCGGGCCGAGTCGCCCCCTTCGCCCTCGGGGAACCCCAGACGGAAGGTGACCTCGAGGTCCGTCATGTGGTTCCCGGCCTCCGGCGTCGAGGCCTTCCCCCCCTCGGCGACGACGACGAAGCTCTCCGGCTCCGCCCGGCGGGAGGTGATGTGGTCGACGTCGACGGAGCTGCACCCGGCCAGCGCAGCCAGGAGCAGCTCGACCGGGGTGAAGTCGTCGGTACTGCCGTCGCCGATGGTGATCGTGCCTCCCCGGGCATTACGGATCTCGTACCGCCCCAAGGCCTCTCGGGTCAGCTCGACACTGCGGTACCCGGGCCCGGTACCGCCGGTCGATTCGTCCGTGGTGGTGGTCTCATCGGCAGCCATGGCCTCAGGGTAGTGGCCAGGTGTGGACCGGTTCGTTGCGGCTCATCAGATCGCGGTAGCGACCGACCATGTCGGCCAACGCGGCAGCACGCTCCATGCCTCGCTCCTGAAGGCGGGCAACGCATTCGGTCTGCCACACGGCGCCGTTGACGCCGGAGGTGCACCGCCCCTCGATGACGTCGAGGTACCTCGAGATCACCGTCGAGGACACGCCCCAGTCCTCCAGGCCGCTGCGGGCCATCGGCAGCAGGTGGCGCACGGTCAGCTCGTCAGCCGTCAGCTGCCCGAGCCCCGGCCAGTACAGGCGGGCCGTCAGTCCGTCCCGGGCGGCCGCCTCGAAGTTGGCCTGCGCAGCGGGGAAGGACATCTGGGTCCACACCGGCCGGTCCTCGTTCGCGAGAGTGCGCACCACGCCGTAGTAGAAAGCCGCGTTGGCCAGCACGTCGACGATCGTCGGCCCGGCCGGGAGGACGCGGTTCTCCACGCGCACGTGGGGGGTGCCGTCGCCGGGTTCGTAGATCGGGCGGTTCCACCGGTAGACGGTGCCGTTGTGCAGGTTGAGCTCCCCGAGCTGCGGGGTTCCGCCGGCGTCGAGGACGGCGATCGGGTCCTCGTCCGTGGCCTCGGCGAGCAGTGCCGGGAAGTAGCGCACGTTCTCCTCGAAGAGGTCGAAGATGGAGGTGATCCACCGGTCCCCGAAGAACACGCGTGGGCGCACCCCCTGGTTCTTCAGCTCGATCGGCCGGGTGTCCGTGGCCTGGGAGAACAGCGCGATCCGGGTCTCGGCGTGCAGGCGCTTGCCGAAGAAGAACGGCGAGTTGGCCGCGAGCGCGACCTGGACGGCCGAGATGGCCTGCGCGGCGTTCCAGTGGTCGGCGAACTGGGTGGGCCCCACCTGCAGGTGCAGCTGCACGGAGGTGCAGGCCGACTCCGGGGCGATGGAGTCGGCGAAGCAGTTCAGCCGTTCCCCGGTCGGTCCCTCGATGTCGATGACGACGTCCTCACCGCGCGCGGTGAAGATGGAGTCGTTGAGGGCGGTGTAGCGGTTGTTGGCGCTGATCCACTCCCCCTGGAAGTGCTCCGGTCGAATGGTGGGCAGGATCCCGATCGGGACAAGTCTGGCGCCGCGCTCGGCCGCCTTCTCGTCGGCCCGGTTGAGCGAGTCCCGCAGCATGGTCTCCAGGTCCAGGGCGGAGTCCCCCGGCAGCGGCCGGGGCGCGACGTTCAGCTCGATGTTGAACTGCGCGAGCTCGGTCTGGTAATCGGGATCCGCGATGGACTCGAGCACCTCGTCGTTGACGAAGGCCGGCTGGTTGTCCTCGTCGACGAGGTTGAGCTCGATCTCCAGGCCGGTGAGGGGCACTGCGTCGTCGAAGACGCTCTCGGCCAGCATCCGCTCGAAGACATCGAGGTTCTGGCGCACCTTCTCCCGGTAGTGCTGGCGCTCCTCGCGTGTGTAGCTCTGGGTCCTGACTTCCTTGCCCATGGGACTCCACCTCTCGCCGAGGGTCGGCTGTGTGATGAATCTACCGAGGGAATGCCGGTGCCGACAGAGTCAGACCGTGGTCGGATGCGCAGTCCACCGGCCTTGCCTAGGCTCACCGGGTGATCGTCGACGCCACTGCCCCGCTCCGGGCTCCCTTCGTCCGGGGCCAGGAGTGGTTCCGGG from Janibacter cremeus includes these protein-coding regions:
- a CDS encoding glycine C-acetyltransferase, with protein sequence MYGFKDELTATLQQIRDDGLWKDERELTSPQQAHITTTKTQALNFCANNYLGLADHPEVLTAATDALQQWGFGMASVRFICGTQEQHTRLEGALSDWFGMQDTILYSSCFDANGGVFEVLFGEGDAIISDALNHASLIDGIRLSKAARYRYANADMDDLRAQLEAAKGSRRTVIVTDGVFSMDGYLAPLEQICDLAEEYGAMVLVDDSHAVGFIGDGGGGTPEACGVADRVDLLTGTLGKALGGASGGYVSGPAEVVALLRQRSRPYLFSNAVAPVVAAGSLKAIEIARTSADARATLRRNTALFRELMTDAGFDLLPGDHPIVPVMFPGEDGARQAGQIAEAMLEHGVYVIAFSYPVVPKGAARIRVQLSAAHSEEDVRTCVAAFVTARTEVLGNS
- a CDS encoding L-threonylcarbamoyladenylate synthase, which gives rise to MATFVEVHPDNPQPRSVGKVVERLREGALVAFPTDSGYALGGRLDDQQIKDRIRDIRRLDDRHHYTLLCADFAQLGQLVHIDNSVFRAIKAATPGPYTFILPATKEVPRRLLHAKKKTVGVRIPDNPLTRALLEGLGDPMLTSTLLFPGEERTPTFGWDVKEALDHQVDIVIDAGEVSTEPTTVVDLSGDGAEIARYGAGDATPFE
- a CDS encoding ArsO family NAD(P)H-dependent flavin-containing monooxygenase, whose product is MRTDVDIAVIGGGQAGLACGYYLSRAGLDHVILDRQESSGGAWQATWPSLRLFSSSIHSSLPGRPMPPHPDTFPPVDHALDYLTEYEHRYDLPIERPVRVSDVHSLDDGLAVITDNGTLRANYVINATGTWAAPFVPQVEGASDFRGLQLHSAHYRGPHAFDGQRVAVVGGGNSGVQITADLVDHAEEVSLVSARRLRFLPDDVDGRHLFDQATARLDEGDAEAAFVGNIVALPQVRAARAKGALQLRAMFDRMTPHGGVIGREHLDVDAVIWCTGFRPALRHLRSLGLRTARGIPEVAGNRSVKDPRVCFVGYGDWTGPASATLIGVGRTARSLVARLAVELGGS
- a CDS encoding OsmC family protein; protein product: MAADETTTTDESTGGTGPGYRSVELTREALGRYEIRNARGGTITIGDGSTDDFTPVELLLAALAGCSSVDVDHITSRRAEPESFVVVAEGGKASTPEAGNHMTDLEVTFRLGFPEGEGGDSARAAFPRSVAQSRDRLCTVSRTVQLGMPVAMTAQDS
- a CDS encoding glutamate--cysteine ligase codes for the protein MGKEVRTQSYTREERQHYREKVRQNLDVFERMLAESVFDDAVPLTGLEIELNLVDEDNQPAFVNDEVLESIADPDYQTELAQFNIELNVAPRPLPGDSALDLETMLRDSLNRADEKAAERGARLVPIGILPTIRPEHFQGEWISANNRYTALNDSIFTARGEDVVIDIEGPTGERLNCFADSIAPESACTSVQLHLQVGPTQFADHWNAAQAISAVQVALAANSPFFFGKRLHAETRIALFSQATDTRPIELKNQGVRPRVFFGDRWITSIFDLFEENVRYFPALLAEATDEDPIAVLDAGGTPQLGELNLHNGTVYRWNRPIYEPGDGTPHVRVENRVLPAGPTIVDVLANAAFYYGVVRTLANEDRPVWTQMSFPAAQANFEAAARDGLTARLYWPGLGQLTADELTVRHLLPMARSGLEDWGVSSTVISRYLDVIEGRCTSGVNGAVWQTECVARLQERGMERAAALADMVGRYRDLMSRNEPVHTWPLP